Proteins encoded in a region of the Populus alba chromosome 13, ASM523922v2, whole genome shotgun sequence genome:
- the LOC118032171 gene encoding RING-H2 finger protein ATL52: MGSTTGNQNPWAPYSTYRDCSQGICSIYCPQRCYIIFPPPPPFTLGDDDSNTDLSPLIIAVIGILASAFILVTYYTLISKYCRRRGQGDGATGLNENHDQMASEAWQGIPAGGLDEALVKSITVCKYKKGDGFVEGTECSVCLSEFQENESLRLLPKCSHAFHLPCIDTWLKSHASCPLCRANIAPANILPSEAPAVPEPVQENLPRTNVSTLQHQHGTNDAVLVIHDLEGSTFRQEGVVSLVIGDDDPPKTPVNQDLESSRTVMELQTSDPIQPLRRSVSSSFSQNHTSIADILRTSEDDDEGSDDHRKNGGGGILGLVSSPFGMKRSISTGRFTFTSYEKGRSSMIPN; this comes from the coding sequence atgggttctACTACTGGCAACCAAAATCCTTGGGCTCCATATAGTACCTATAGAGATTGTTCGCAGGGAATCTGTAGCATTTATTGTCCACAACGGTGTTACATCATTTTCCCACCTCCACCTCCTTTTACTCTCGGTGATGATGATTCCAATACTGATTTGTCTCCTCTTATTATAGCAGTTATCGGTATCCTGGCAAGTGCTTTCATCTTGGTAACATACTATACTCTCATATCCAAGTATTGTAGGCGGCGGGGCCAGGGCGACGGAGCCACTGGTTTGAATGAAAACCATGATCAAATGGCTAGTGAAGCATGGCAGGGTATCCCTGCTGGTGGATTAGATGAGGCACTTGTAAAGTCTATCACAGTATGCAAGTACAAGAAAGGTGATGGTTTCGTTGAAGGCACAGAGTGCTCCGTTTGTCTGagtgaatttcaagaaaatgagAGCTTAAGGCTGTTGCCGAAGTGTAGCCATGCATTTCATCTCCCTTGCATTGATACATGGCTCAAATCTCATGCAAGTTGTCCTCTTTGCCGTGCCAATATTGCTCCCGCTAATATCTTGCCCAGTGAAGCACCAGCTGTACCTGAGCCAGTCCAAGAAAATCTGCCAAGAACTAATGTTTCAACACTTCAACACCAGCATGGGACTAATGATGCTGTTTTAGTGATTCACGATTTAGAAGGGAGTACTTTTCGGCAAGAGGGCGTTGTTAGTCTTGTTATCGGTGATGATGATCCTCCCAAGACTCCGGTTAATCAAGATCTTGAAAGTTCGCGGACTGTTATGGAATTACAAACTAGCGATCCGATCCAACCACTTAGAAGGTCTGTTTCATCGAGTTTTTCTCAAAACCACACATCTATTGCTGATATATTGCGCACtagtgaagatgatgatgagggTAGTGATGATCACCGGAAGAACGGAGGAGGTGGGATCTTGGGTTTAGTTAGTAGTCCATTTGGAATGAAGAGATCCATTTCTACAGGAAGATTTACTTTCACAAGCTATGAGAAAGGTAGGAGTTCTATGATTCCCAATTGA